The Athalia rosae chromosome 4, iyAthRosa1.1, whole genome shotgun sequence DNA segment GGTGCAGCAGTCCAATGGCACAAACGGAAGTGCGAGTCTACAGAACCACACAGCTGCGACAATAAAtcaacaaaataataacaataaggGTGAAGGAGGTCTGAGTCGCAGAGGCAAAAGTAATAGCGAAAGTAAGGCACAGGCCGCACGCAACAAACATAAAAACTCACAGAACAAGGAAAAACATGGAGTTCGGACAACTTCTCGATCTGAATCAAATTCAACAAATGGTCAAACTAGTTTACAGATGTCGAGTTCTTTGCAAACAGAGTCTCGGAATTCTTCAATCGATTCAGTTGATGAAAACACACAGAAACCGAATACTAGGAGTCAAATGGATCAACACAATACACAAGTTAAAGATCAAAACCCATCAGAATTCCAGAACGACGAAGCAAAAATCAATGGAGTTTTAGAGAATGGCGAAATGAGTCAATCTGAAAGCGATAGTGATCCACCAAGAGAAGGTAGTACACCAGCCAGTATAGTTTCCAGCACCGAAGAATCTACCCATCACAATACTGGGTTGGTGGATTCCGAAGAAATGGGCAATGTAGCTGTGTTAGGTGAGTTCTTTATACTCGCCGTTATTTCTGTCTGTCtcgattgttttttattgAACTGAATTCTGTTGCTAGAGTCTCCGCGATAAACTTTACTCTGGCATACAGGGTTTTCAATAGACGGATTCAATGATAGTTCAGAATAATGCTATATCAAAGTTACTAtagtttttttaatatccGCACAACTTACACAATAACGTATATGCCTTATAACCTATatacttacattttttttcatttaatgaaCTGGTCGCAGGACACTGGTAAACCATCTAATTTACGCGACATAGTCAATCATTGTGATTACGAAATACTATCTCGAACGATACATGTATTTTGCAGTATTGTGTATTGGTACCGCTCCAaatagggttttttttttctttgttatgaattcggttgttttttagttttaaaGGGAAGTGGAAAATAATTGTGATTCTCAATTATCCataaatctgaaagaaaaattacaatgtCTCTAATagtgatatatttatacaggtACACGTTTTTTATAATAGGATCTCATTATTTCTGAGTAGATCTGATgaacttttttcgttcctataaaattgataaaattgatctTTAAATACGCTTTTTTACTCAATATGTATGaagtttctattatttcttAATGAACAGTATTCCTTTTCACTGTTATCAGCTTCGTACCTATATGAAAAATCATCCTTTTACTAACATTGGGGAGGGTGAAGAACTGACGTAATATTTAGGTATACTTTGACAAACCCATTCAATATTTTGAatataacgaaaaaatgacacTGATTttaccaaagcttttgggtttcTAGCAACACTCAGTATAATAAACACTTAGTATTTAAAAATGGTCTCTCGTGATAAAGTATAACAAGCACTTGATTcaaaagaaatgaatcaaaaacACAATTTAGTATATTCCGATACTTGAAGAAATTCGCCTAAAACTAAcagtattcaatttttcaaattacagtttgtaattgaataaattgtgtttgtttttgaaaaaacattgaGTAGTCGCTGTATGCAGCATGTTCtgggtggaatttttttttccataacaCAAAGAATTGTAACTAATATGCTTTAGCTCCTTGCATCTCACGTATTGGGATGGAAATCAAAAGGCACATGATTGTTCAATTACAAACTTTTGACGATCTTTTCTTCCCACTCTGCTGATTTCTTTGATCATAAATggaaatttcgtatttttgaCCAGCGTCACGCTTTCACTCTTggcaaaaatatcaaaaatatctGGGATCTGTTAAAAATGATGCCCAATTTAATCTTCTAAAGTTACaagtattatatattatttaataatcaTACCTATCAGTGTGCTTCAATGTAGGTCTTATGATCTAAATAGTCAAAAAACACTGCCACACCATACATAAATGTGTGTTTTAAGAGTAATACTTATGCCAAGTGCCTATCGAATAGTGTAGAATGATACGtactataaaaatataatatgccaaaataaagagagttaatcagaaaattgatcgtgttaTGTCTTCGTGTGTGCTTATTTTTATCCTACACAGAGAATAGGCTAGTTAGATAACGCGGACCTTTGCCcagaaaatcgtaaaatttgtGAGATTTTAGTgagtaaatttctttttttttaataagttTGTCAGGTAAGTATTGAAAGTAGATAGAAATTCTTTTGGTATTTCTAAGAATCTCTATCAACTTCCATATACGGCCAACAATATTTGCTATCTATCATTGAAATCGCCATCTATATTATTACTAATCTCCTTTTTAATTCTGGTAATAAcgaaagaatttaaaaaattgagtactgaaaatttgaaatttaattctaGATAGTGAGCGTAAGAACAgcaaattgttttttaatacattgacaatgaaataaaaatgtgtcACACACACAGACACGCACAGTGAAATACTTAGaacttattattataatcatcttAAAAATTAGATGCAGAATTTTgccataataattatattctacAAAATGTTTCTGCAATGGTGACATCTAGTAGTTGTTCTTATCAAATCCattgttttttaaaataacaaatttcaCCTTTTACACATTTCCAAACATTTGACAATTATTAGAATGTTGAAAGTGTTTCATAGCACTCATATCTGGAATTCACAGCAGTACTAAAATCTCAACAAAACAAAGGTTCTCAGTCTTCTTTCATTCAACAATTGTTCTATTGTTTTATATAACGGTAGTTCTCTGGGCAAAGATCCCTTCAATAGCTGTAAAGCATCTAAAATATCCGAGCATGTTAACAAAGTCCTGGAAAATGACAGGAAAAAGTATTTTGGTATCATTTTTTTGGAGCTGTTTATTCTGGCATTCTGGAGGAACCTTAAAACAAGTAGATCGCATCTCGTAGTGTAGCGGTTGTACGTGTCGTGTCTAGGTACTTCTCCAGCAAGCACTACTTCATCCCAAGGCCTCTCGCAACAACTACCACCTGGTCTACATGTGCATAATGGTGCATCCCAAATACAACTGAATCATCGGTCCATCTTCCAAACGGACAACAACAGCTTTTTTAGTTCGAATACCTTTCAGAAAGTATCATCAACCGTTTCCACACCACCCACGTCACAAACTGGTATGCATAACGATAATTCTTAATTCATACTCATAAGCTATTAGTTCTAATTATGAAAATACTATTAAGTTAGTAATGCCAGGCAGTCTAGTATGCTCACTTTATTGAGCAATCATCAAAAATGGTTCCTGGTGTCAATTATGATGAAATAATTCTAATTGTTGAATTGATGCATGAATTCTAATGTTCTGCTCATCACTTTCTGTCcacttatgtatatttaatttttgaaattgccAATAGACCTtaccgagatttttttttttctttatttcatcaacAGGCAGCACAAGTTTGGATTGGATGAGTACAGGATTGGTATCTATACCTGACTCCTTACCTACGGTACACTCTAGCGAAGATTGGCAAGCTGCTTTTGGATTCCAACCTGAAGCTTCTCAAGCAAATTCCGCAACCCATAAGCCAAGTCCATCGACTTCACCAAGTATCTCATTCAATCCTGAGGAATATATGGATGGGGAGATCTACGCTAACTCAAGATGTGCTGCTCTGGCAGAAAATGCCACTTCGTTTGCATCCAGTTTTCTGACGGACTCACCAGCATCTAAATTTATGGctgattttcaacaaaattcgCTGCGTCAAAGGCTTGTGATGCAGGTAATTATCTTAaatatgaattgaaaaaaaaagttataagtAAATTCCTCTCATTCAACTAGGCTCAACAAAATCAGGAGAATTGTGATTATATTAAACAAAATGGTCAAGCCACGTTGGACGAGCTACACAAACATCACAGTGAAGTTAGTACAGAGATAAAGGCTGATGATGACTTAGGCTTTGATCCTTTTCACGAAACTCAGAAAGCATTAGCTGAATTAATGGAAAATGAGATGCAGCTGCAACAACAGAGACTCTttcagcaacaacaacaacagcaaagGGATCGGGAAAAACAAAGCAGAGTACAACAACAAGGTCTTACAGGTTTAGGACCCCAACATTTTCCACAGGTCAGAACGTTTATTAGTACCTAGATTTCACTCTGCCCGTTATGATCTAATCAtacaaatttacaaaatattaAGATTAGTAATCAATTCTTTAATTTAGTCATTGCTATTTTATTGTTGACGCATGTCATTTTTATATCGATAATTTGTTTGCATATTGATATATGATTCTCTTGAATATCTGGTATAGGTGGCACACATTGCTCATTTGCATCAACAGGCACAACACATCCAGAATCTTCAGGCATTACAATCACATTCCCTGTTATCGCGACTCCCATCAAATTTGATACCTCCTAGTGGTAGTCAGAGCCCTGTGCCGACGACAGCAACACCGACCAATCTCGGACAACGTAGTCGTCTACCACCTCCAGGCTTTCCAGGTTCGGCTCCAAATCACATGAACTCCTTTGGTTTGGGTATTCCGCGACCAGCATCGACAAACAATGCTCTTTCCGGTAAATAAACATTAATTGTTAAAGTGTGTGCAATATGATATTTACAGTCAAGTTACATGGGACAATATCCAGTTACTTTAAGCTACATTGAGCATAATAGTTTCAATACCAGCGCAAGGGTGTCatagaatatgaaaataatttatctctGAATAATGTTGACTACTGGAAAGCGTACTAAATGTTAGTCTGATGGTTTTTTCCCCACTTCAATCTTTGATGCATCGGAGTAGCTGATATTCACTCAAGCCCTGAATTCCAGTGACAATGAATTTATAGgatgttttgaaaattgtaatgTTACCGCTGTGGAATATCTGGTTTTCTTTCATTGGGCAAACATGAACAGTGGTTAGGACTCATGTTTGTGTTACAGAGTTGCTTATGTCTGCAGGTAGTAAGATACTGCCTTTTATGAGTCACTCATCCGGGGTGCTGTACAATGGAGCCCAACCTCCACCACAGAACACTTTTTTACCAAATGGTGCCCCACTCCTCCGTTCAcaaggtatgaaaaatatttttcacttcaaatcaaatttcagcaaataatttttcattgaattcataatCAGTAATGATGAGTTTTACAAGTTATATTTGACATTCAATATTCAGGTGTTGGTAAGTGCGCTGGCGATGCTGTATATAGTTTGAAAGATTGGTGTGAAATCGGCAGTTCGCAGCAGCAATATCACCAACAGGCTTTACATCAAAAAGGAGGTTGGAATAATATCGGACCAATTGCTGACTGGACTTCAATAGACCCAGCAATCGTCAGTTCATCTAGACCAGTTCCCTTCCAGGCTACAGCTACCTGGCAGTTCCCTCATGTTCACTCTCCACATGCAGCCTCTCATGCAACACAACAGGTCTTTACATTATTTCTTACACATCCATTCACATCGATCTCATCGAAcctaaattaataattttttatggcAAATGTCTAACCAGATGAATATTTAATGCCCGTATTCAACTTGTATTGATTTATTAGGAGCCGAATCCTCCTCAACACTGGGCAATGCAACCTCCACCTGGTTTTACTGCACCATCATCTAGTACGCAGCATAATAACCAACAGCCAAGTTCAGCCACACAGTCGCACTCCAAGCTCATCTCTGCTGGATCTGAGGTCGAAAGTAAGTTACTTCACTACTACTATAATGAATGATGCTTATAGTGTTATTACAGAGTattctgaaattgaaatataataggttcgtttcattttacgaTATCAAGTAACGTTTGCTTGGCTATTTCCGTTCAATATTTATAAGTAGGAAAGGGATGAAGAGGCTAAAAGTGTTTGGAAATGGATTGATCAAACTCGAATGACGAATCCATTACGTTTAAATTTGATGATGCAGCAGATAATGAATGGACGTGAAATGAAGTTGTGAAATTATCGCTTGTTGCAGACTTGTAAACATCTTGTGAACTGGCCGACAAACCAAAACCCTACGATATCCAGCAAAAAACATCAGAGTGTAAAGTAGCAGCCTGCATTGGTGATGTACATTTTCTAACTTACGTCTATATCTCTTTCCCAAGAACATTTGATTTGCTTTCATGCTATAAAAAGGGTTTGATGAATTGAAGTGCGTTCCCAGCGAGTCTTCTGgtttataatacatacgttGGTAGTATTCTGCTGATACAAGTAAAACACATTAGAAGTCAATTTTACGCCCAAGTTCTTCTGTATTCTATagtgtatttataataaaattttaacatgGGAATGTCGTTGATTATAAAATAAGTGCTATATTCAAATGATGACTGCACTAAACACTATAAGCAAAATTATCGTTTTAATACGACACTCCCGCACGAGATAAAGACAAGAGAATTCCTTTGAGTACGAACTTACATCCATAGGTGAATGAAGATTGTAATGAGAAGTGAAACATTAAGCTcaatcattgtttttttaattaaaatatcaatTCACTGCACGCTTGATTTGAACCAACAAATAGCTAAATTAGCGACCATAGGAATTCAGAtcattgttcaatttttctctgtaTAATGTATGAACCTCCTACGAGAAACGTCACAAAAGTATTGGCGACAATGTTATCAGCTCATCTTATAACGTTGAACATAGAATAACTTCCTTTTTTATGGATTTTTGAAGCAATATCCTTAGGCTTCCAACGTGACTACTTGTTATCTGTTAGATTTCAGTTGGAAAACGCAATGTTCATATTATAgattcagatattttttttcaccctgacATTTAAGGCAACCAATTAATATTGCAGTGCTTTTGTAATTTGCATGACCAACAAGGTTACATTTTTGACTGTTATTTTCCGTAGTTGCATACCAAATGGAGCATCGAAATCAACAATTAGTAGCATTAAAAgtaaattttaatattaaGTACAGCTACATATCAGATGCTGTTTCAGCAGGGAAAAGATATAGACGGCTGTATATGGGTTTTGTCAGGTATGGGGAtagtatgtatttatacagcatatgtatatggacatacctatatgtatactgtatATTCATGTACAGAATATCTAGAATTTAAATTACAATATTAAGACATTGTAAATTGAGTAACACAGGGCAGTAGCGAATGATTacaagaaaaaagtatttacTCTATATTACTTGGTGCCATAGATATAGAATCGACAGTGGCTCAAACTCACACATTGCTTGGAAGTTACAATacgattttgaataatttaaacattacttttagaaaaattttagcCCCCGATGAAGGGGCAGGATTAATGATCACATCACAATCAGAATTCTGGTACCATTCGGATTAAACTTTCTTCCCTGTGTTAAACTCTTAGACAAAGCGTACTGTGCATGAGATGAGGGGTCGGATTGCAAGCAAGTTGGATATTCTGAACGTTAAGGGCAGAAAAACACAATTTGTATTCACGAAgtgcaattttcattttgatttgcGCTATTTGAAATTTGCAGGCTGGACGTTAAGGACAGTTGTGCAGTATTGAAAGTTAGCGAACTAAACATGAAGACTTCTTGGAAGCATGGTATTAAACCGACCTAGAAAGAAAATGCGTGCTTTGACATGTAAAGATTGGACAAGCTgccaacacttttttttttaattaaaagaaGGTACGGCACAGTCACCAATTTGTataaaatgattgaaataaaataataaaaggcGGTgtctaattattaataatattatataaactgaaactacaaaaatattaaatgaGCGCTCGAGCGATTCTGACGGTTAACGTCAGGTCGCTGAAAAATAGACACGCAATtgtgaatgaatgaaaaaggattaaaatatgattataacgaatttattgattgatttgaggtaatcgaaaaatatacgatatgcgagagcaaaaaataaatcgattaATCGCAATTTTCCTTTGATGTACCTGCTTTGCTTCACAGTGTGAGGACGATTAACTCAAATGTAGTGTTAGTTTCCATAGTCCACTTCTAAAAACTCTAGCATTTATGAAGAACCATTCAAAAATAGGGTGATTAATCTTTGGAATCAATCTACGGTAAACATGTTCTTCGTGTAATGGGGCCTTATTTCATTACTAGCTGAGCCGGCCACGCGTTGCTGTGGCTCAGTTTATGATACATTATTACAATTCTCAAAGGGATCTctaatttttcgcaaaatatATTACAGCCTATGTTACTCACTAACAGAAAAGCTTTcttttggtgaaaattttttcaaatcgattcaGTAGTTTTTGAGACGAAcaacttttctctctttatgaTATTGGTATAGACACATAGATATAAATGAGCCAAGTATTCAAACGTCATTCAAAGAGGGCCAGAAATTTAGTCTGAAGGGGTTCAACGGCATGAGGAtttgtgtaaaattttcaatttgtggTTGATTTGTTTCAGATATAGCTGTGTAGACGCTTCAAATTTGGAGTATAACTTtctaaatttcatttcaggtatgtgaaaattattagTATGGTACACACAAGCCTTTTTTGGCTTATAAGCTCTTTTTTCCaatcttatcattttttatactcGCATCTCAGACTCGAAAGCAACGTACTGTAGGTATTACCGAAATAGCTCTACAAAATTATCTCAGTCTATCAAgatgaaatttatcattttatcaAACTGAATCAAcattcgaatattttataaacaaaatattcatttcgggAAATCGCATCCTGCTTTATAAACTTGGATCCTAAATAAATAGAGCAAtttcaatttggaaaatacTAGTTTGAGAAACTACAAACTATTTATTAACACATATATATCTCATAAGTATCTTTTTGGACAGAGACTGTCATTATTTGATTCACATGCGTCATATGAAAGTATTGTTGTGTTTTTAGTAAACAGGCTCACACCACACCGAATATTGATCATCGTAAGTGCCACGTTGATCAAGTTCATCTTCATAATGATGAGGAAGCACGGCATCACAAGTAATCAAGTCAACATAAGTATCAACTTGGCAGTTATTaacgtatatttcaaaaattgtttcatgTGATATTTCTTAAATGTTGGTTACATACAGTTAGGAAGTTTCATCGTCCGAGTCACTAAACTCCGAAGCAAGTCTACACTTACAAACTTCTTTTGACCGCAGACTTTTTCGTGTTAGGCCCCAAAATGCCTGAGGCCTTAGATCACTGTGAACCGCTGTGAATTTCCACCCCATGTGTCCATGACATCCTTTGCACAATGCGATTGTCCAAGCATATCTGCCAATAGTGTCACATCAATCGATCGTTAAATTACTTGATATGTTCTTGTTGGAACATATGATACTTTTCTCAGTCAATTTGGTATAGTTATGTTAGGGGTCAAATTCATAACATGTATCGATGTTCAACATACCCTGGAAACCAACTGTACTCTGTTTGTGGAACTTCATCATTGAGTATCAAACCTTGGGCTTTATAAAGGGTGACTGTTTCATGAATTATTCCAGCTGGATTACAATAAGCACTTTGTGGCCCTTCTTTATTCATAGGAAATACGTCAGATTGTTTCCCAATGAAATCATCACAACTACTACATGTAAGAAGACGATCCTACAAATTATAACACAAACATGGTGTAAAAAAGGGGAGGATCAAAAGAATTATTTGCAATGATTGATCAATCAGTTAGCAGCATACCTTGACAAGGTATTCCAGCTCCCACCGTAACCTGGGAATGGCACAATCATAGGTCAGTAAAACGATTCTTTCCTTATCATCCAGCAGTAAATTTTGAGCAACCCAAAATGATAATTCTGTTGGATCTTCTGGGATATTGCTGCCCTCTGAACCGAAATAACTTCATCAATAACTTTACtcgataataaatatttgtataaaGTCAGAATTGATTTGTGATACTGGAAATAATTAACGACAAATCCGCAACCCATATTGATGAAAAGGAACTAACGCATTTCAATATATTGTAAATGGTGCCTGATTCTAATGGAGAGCCGTTTAGAATCATACTGTCGATAAACCCACGATGGCCAGTGGCTTAAAATTGCATCGTGCCTCTCTATGTTCTGTTGCCTCATAGCCTCTTGTTTATTACTTGGTGTGATTCTAAGTCGGTCTAGGCTTAATAACCGCTCGTCAAATAATGGTGGCCGAAGCGATATTTCTGGGAGTATTTTGACATTAGCAGATATTTTATCATAGCcctgtagaaagaaaaaagagggaacaaaatgaaatatgGAGAAGGAaatgatggaagaaaaaaatactacGCAGAAGCAAACCTGAATGACATGCAATATTTTAAACCGCTGTCTTCCTTTTGCCTTTACTCGAAACCCCGGTGATTGTTCGTCATGTTtgtattggaaaatttcagcaGTTGTTCCTATAGGAAGCATTCCTTCATTGCCCAAACAAACAACGCCAaatgttcggtttttttctatacactTTTGGAGCATGTCTATAGTTTGTGTTGCACGTACGGTCATTGGCAAAGTTTGACCAGGAAACAATACCACAGATTGTTTAACCAGCAATGGTAGATTCATATATATCCCATCATCCAAAATGGTCCGTCCCCTCACATCTTCCAAGTTATTTCCCAAATACTGCAGGGCCATCAAAATTCATACTTTTATTTGAAACTTATCAATAAAATTGTGTCGGGTTGACTAGATCTTACCGAATGCGTTGCAGGTAACGTTAGATCAAATGTACTATTCGTAGGAGGAAGTGTTGAATCATCTTCCATACTCTGATCTAAATTGGTTTCTTGTATGAAGTTTTGCACATCTGAGAAATAAGTTGTATAAGTGTATCATCTACCCCTGTCAATACCATATTCGAGGGAAGAGCTAACACATTTCAAAACATGAATCTCTGGTCGTGCTGCTTCATTGTATTTCACATTCGCTGTTGTAATGTAAATACAAGTCTGGCAAATGTGAAAAAGCAACAAAATCAAGGGATCTTAGAATAGTAAGAATTTTCCCGATGCTTAGAATGGTGCTTTTAATCGTCTCAGGCTTATTGTTTTGCAAAATTGCAACAGGTAGCAAGAACTGTCAAATCCATTCCAAGCAGGTAATTGTTAAGTTTTTCGTGTTATTTTTACTCTACCTGAATCATTTTCGTCAGAACTGCTGGAATCATCGGAATAGACGGCATTCATTATTGCGTATTATTCTGAAATCGAATTTACCAATATCTTTtgttataaatttgaataataaactaCAGTGTGaatcaataaatttatttgcTTTCGCCGATGAAATTGCTTTTGCGGCGTAGGTATTTATATTTTGTAGAGTGCGACGTCTAAGTAACACGCCAACCTATAGCTACTATCTATGGATTGGCTACACTGTTCTTTCTACCGGTCAATCGGGACACATGCATTGGTCGGAAATTATTTACTCTAGAATGGGTCCTATCTACACTATCTTCACTCAACGTCTACACTCAACGGTATGCTTATACAAAGCGGATACGAATCTCTGGCGGATATTTCAAAGCGTGTTTCAAAGTGAATGTTCGGATATCTTGATGGCAGTATTAgctgtaatattatataactATCTTATTATACTCATGCATAAATATGACGGAACTGCCGTTGCAAAGTAAACCATCAAACAGTGGTGCGAAAAGAGGGCTATCGCATACCGGATTTATTCTAGTCGGAATTACTGGTGAGAGGTTATCCTTAATTTTGAATTCTATATCATTCTAGATCCAGGCTAAAACATACTCTTGATCAGATCCATCCAAAAGGCTTTATATTTTGTCCGTCCTCTGTCTACCGCTTTTCAAGAATTATTGATCGTAGGAGGTGCTGCTGTAGCCATCAGTGCAATCTGTCTTCCATTCGTTAGTCCAGCCCTACGTAGGATTTGTCTACCATATGTACCAGCGACTACTCAACAAGTAGATAATGTGCTGCAAGCTTTGAAAGGCCGCTCCGGTACCTTGGTCGA contains these protein-coding regions:
- the LOC105692727 gene encoding uncharacterized protein LOC105692727 isoform X4, with the translated sequence MSVLNQSGEDAVECPLCMEPLEVDDLNFYPCTCGYQICRFCWHRIRTDENGLCPACRKAYPENPADFKPLTKEEIARLKAEKRLKDQQRKQRVTENRKHLANVRVVQKNLVFVVGLPMRLADADVLKRHEYFGKFGKIHKVVINQSTSYAGSQGPSASAYVTYQRQEDALRAIEAVNNILVDGRTVKTSLGTTKYCSHFMRNQACPKPDCMYLHDFGDQEASFTKEEMHLGKHQEYERKLVQSLHAHASALQRKPTPSPPVTGSTVRENGTANPQTKEAWPSLQPGQTNSTQTNSKEPSPAINTLVQQSNGTNGSASLQNHTAATINQQNNNNKGEGGLSRRGKSNSESKAQAARNKHKNSQNKEKHGVRTTSRSESNSTNGQTSLQMSSSLQTESRNSSIDSVDENTQKPNTRSQMDQHNTQVKDQNPSEFQNDEAKINGVLENGEMSQSESDSDPPREGSTPASIVSSTEESTHHNTGLVDSEEMGNVAVLGTSPASTTSSQGLSQQLPPGLHVHNGASQIQLNHRSIFQTDNNSFFSSNTFQKVSSTVSTPPTSQTGSTSLDWMSTGLVSIPDSLPTVHSSEDWQAAFGFQPEASQANSATHKPSPSTSPSISFNPEEYMDGEIYANSRCAALAENATSFASSFLTDSPASKFMADFQQNSLRQRLVMQAQQNQENCDYIKQNGQATLDELHKHHSEVSTEIKADDDLGFDPFHETQKALAELMENEMQLQQQRLFQQQQQQQRDREKQSRVQQQGLTGLGPQHFPQVAHIAHLHQQAQHIQNLQALQSHSLLSRLPSNLIPPSGSQSPVPTTATPTNLGQRSRLPPPGFPELLMSAGSKILPFMSHSSGVLYNGAQPPPQNTFLPNGAPLLRSQGVGKCAGDAVYSLKDWCEIGSSQQQYHQQALHQKGGWNNIGPIADWTSIDPAIVSSSRPVPFQATATWQFPHVHSPHAASHATQQEPNPPQHWAMQPPPGFTAPSSSTQHNNQQPSSATQSHSKLISAGSEVENL
- the LOC105692727 gene encoding uncharacterized protein LOC105692727 isoform X5; this translates as MSVLNQSGEDAVECPLCMEPLEVDDLNFYPCTCGYQICRFCWHRIRTDENGLCPACRKAYPENPADFKPLTKEEIARLKAEKRLKDQQRKQRVTENRKHLANVRVVQKNLVFVVGLPMRLADADVLKRHEYFGKFGKIHKVVINQSTSYAGSQGPSASAYVTYQRQEDALRAIEAVNNILVDGRTVKTSLGTTKYCSHFMRNQACPKPDCMYLHDFGDQEASFTKEEMHLGKHQEYERKLVQSLHAHASALQRKPTPSPPVTGSTVRENGTANPQTKEAWPSLQPGQTNSTQTNSKEPSPAINTLVQQSNGTNGSASLQNHTAATINQQNNNNKGEGGLSRRGKSNSESKAQAARNKHKNSQNKEKHGVRTTSRSESNSTNGQTSLQMSSSLQTESRNSSIDSVDENTQKPNTRSQMDQHNTQVKDQNPSEFQNDEAKINGVLENGEMSQSESDSDPPREGSTPASIVSSTEESTHHNTGLVDSEEMGNVAVLGTSPASTTSSQGLSQQLPPGLHVHNGASQIQLNHRSIFQTDNNSFFSSNTFQKVSSTVSTPPTSQTGSTSLDWMSTGLVSIPDSLPTVHSSEDWQAAFGFQPEASQANSATHKPSPSTSPSISFNPEEYMDGEIYANSRCAALAENATSFASSFLTDSPASKFMADFQQNSLRQRLVMQAQQNQENCDYIKQNGQATLDELHKHHSEVSTEIKADDDLGFDPFHETQKALAELMENEMQLQQQRLFQQQQQQQRDREKQSRVQQQGLTGLGPQHFPQVAHIAHLHQQAQHIQNLQALQSHSLLSRLPSNLIPPSGSQSPVPTTATPTNLGQRSRLPPPGFPGSKILPFMSHSSGVLYNGAQPPPQNTFLPNGAPLLRSQGVGKCAGDAVYSLKDWCEIGSSQQQYHQQALHQKGGWNNIGPIADWTSIDPAIVSSSRPVPFQATATWQFPHVHSPHAASHATQQEPNPPQHWAMQPPPGFTAPSSSTQHNNQQPSSATQSHSKLISAGSEVENL
- the LOC105692727 gene encoding TPR-containing protein DDB_G0280363 isoform X2, with product MSVLNQSGEDAVECPLCMEPLEVDDLNFYPCTCGYQICRFCWHRIRTDENGLCPACRKAYPENPADFKPLTKEEIARLKAEKRLKDQQRKQRVTENRKHLANVRVVQKNLVFVVGLPMRLADADVLKRHEYFGKFGKIHKVVINQSTSYAGSQGPSASAYVTYQRQEDALRAIEAVNNILVDGRTVKTSLGTTKYCSHFMRNQACPKPDCMYLHDFGDQEASFTKEEMHLGKHQEYERKLVQSLHAHASALQRKPTPSPPVTGSTVRENGTANPQTKEAWPSLQPGQTNSTQTNSKEPSPAINTLVQQSNGTNGSASLQNHTAATINQQNNNNKGEGGLSRRGKSNSESKAQAARNKHKNSQNKEKHGVRTTSRSESNSTNGQTSLQMSSSLQTESRNSSIDSVDENTQKPNTRSQMDQHNTQVKDQNPSEFQNDEAKINGVLENGEMSQSESDSDPPREGSTPASIVSSTEESTHHNTGLVDSEEMGNVAVLGTSPASTTSSQGLSQQLPPGLHVHNGASQIQLNHRSIFQTDNNSFFSSNTFQKVSSTVSTPPTSQTGSTSLDWMSTGLVSIPDSLPTVHSSEDWQAAFGFQPEASQANSATHKPSPSTSPSISFNPEEYMDGEIYANSRCAALAENATSFASSFLTDSPASKFMADFQQNSLRQRLVMQAQQNQENCDYIKQNGQATLDELHKHHSEVSTEIKADDDLGFDPFHETQKALAELMENEMQLQQQRLFQQQQQQQRDREKQSRVQQQGLTGLGPQHFPQVAHIAHLHQQAQHIQNLQALQSHSLLSRLPSNLIPPSGSQSPVPTTATPTNLGQRSRLPPPGFPGSAPNHMNSFGLGIPRPASTNNALSGSKILPFMSHSSGVLYNGAQPPPQNTFLPNGAPLLRSQGVGKCAGDAVYSLKDWCEIGSSQQQYHQQALHQKGGWNNIGPIADWTSIDPAIVSSSRPVPFQATATWQFPHVHSPHAASHATQQEPNPPQHWAMQPPPGFTAPSSSTQHNNQQPSSATQSHSKLISAGSEVENL